DNA from Rosa rugosa chromosome 6, drRosRugo1.1, whole genome shotgun sequence:
CCGAAAATTTCCCCACCAAATGTTGTGTGGATTGTGGCGCCATCCATCAATTCAGTCTTGGCCCACATACACAAGTCCTTTACTGGTAATGGCAGATTCGTCGGCAAGTTTTCCAGGTCTTCATTGTCATCATCAAATGAATCTCTGATTCTCTTCTTCGGATTAGCACGCTTTGTTATCTAATTTTGTAATGATAAGACTACATGTTATCAACCCTTTCCAATATTAACatatactatatatatgaaacaaatttgcatattaattgaacatgaataaataaaagaagaagatggactATAAATGAATTAAGAATGAGTTACTTTCTGCTCAATGGGTTTAGGGGGTGCCTCTGGTGCAGGGATAACAACTAGCTTTCTTGGCCAAGCAACACAAGTCCCAATGGCGTCTCCGACAGTGACTATGTCAGCATCCTTCACTGGAAATGGTAGCAAGGCATCATGCACAATGGTTCCAATGACTGAGACACGCACATTGTCCTCTCCCAATGGAACCCCATGGATCTTCTGATTGCCTTCCTCAACATTAACTTGAATGACAGTACCATAAGCAACAATATTTTCGACCCTGTCTATTGCCAGTCCGCAGTCGTTCCCATCAACCTGCAGCTCCTATGTCAAACAATGAGCAGTTAATCATTCACTATATTAATTCCACATTTAGCAATGTTATTGTAGTTTCAGATAAAGACAGTCAAAGCAAAATGAATTTAAGGAGAACAGAGATAAATTAAGGCAAGAAAGGTGCTTACATTGTCAGAATTTTTCGAAGATATGTGGACTCTAACCTCCTCTTCAATTATAGAAGTTAGTTTCTGCATTGGTTGATCTGTAGCCACTTGCTGGTCCTCTTGAACAAATATCTTCTCCTCGGCTAAAACCAACTTCTTCTTCACTGTTTTGCCATCACCTTCCACAATGTCAATCAAAATCTTCTCAGCTGGTCGGGAACAGCTCCCTTGGCCTGAACCATGTTCATGAAGTGGCGTCAATTGTTTTGGTGACTCTGGTGACTCTAGTGGCACCTCCTTCCCATCAATTTTTGCTTCCAACCTCCCAATCTTGGCTGTCCAATATGCTCTTTCCTCAGCAACTTGTCTATCTCTCTCTTGTTCCCATGCAACTCTTTCCTTAGCGACTATActttccttctcctcctccaaaaTCAACTTCACACTCTTCCTCAAAGTCTCTTCCACACTTTTCTTTCTGCTTTTTGGGAGGTTAAAGTATGAAGCTGGTTTGGTGAAACCACCAACGCCTCGTACCCTCCCAGGATGCTCTGGTTTCCCCAATGCTAAGGTGAGCACATCATCTGAACCATCTGTTGTAAGCTCTCCGTCAGACTCCTTTTTCTTTAACCTTTCCTGGTACAAATATATGTATGTAAGCTCACTTATTAAGTAATTCATATATGAAGGAcaaatatgtgtgtgtatatatacacacacacaccaaaTCAGCCAGCGAAGTTTCAGATAAAGACTTACAATTCTTTCTGCCGTCTCCTCCACCTCAGGTTCTTTGAAGCAGCCATTCTTATCTTGCCGTGCCTTCACCCACATCGTCGCACGATCCAGTTTCTGTGAGGGGATTGACTCGGACTAtaacaaatgaaaaatatattagaATTGGTAACCACAAGCTCTATTCACAAAGTTCAATAAGTATCATCCAAAAACTAACCAGTTCGGCTTCTAAGTTAGCATATCCTTTACGTGCCATACGATGAGGGTACcgattttcctttcttttttctatttgtgcATCACGCAGTTCCTACAAACCAAAGCATACTTAGGCACTACATTGCATTGAACTTATACAAACCACAGATAAAATGAAACCAACATATGAACTAAGTTTCCAACAGCTAACAAACCTGAAATTTTGCTGAAATCCTGTCAGCGACAAAGATATCCCAATCAGCCTTCTTAACACATCGATAATCATCCGGTGGATTTTCAAGCAATTCAGGGGTATCCATATAAGGGATAATGTACTTGTTGGTCAATTTGCTTTTAAATTCCCTCCATTTATTTGCAGCAGAGGTAATCACCAGCTTCTTACATTCTTTAGGGATCACATATGCATCCTACgtataagaaaaagaagattaGTTTACATCGGAAACAAGTGACTGAAAGTGATAAGGATTGCAATATGTTGTAAGATTTAGTTTAAATACCATAATAGATTCccagattttctgtttttcctcAGGGTCCACGTCTCTCCAATCACCAGTGACAATCGAGATCTTTGTACGTGCTAAGACCCCAATGTAAGACTGCATTTCTTTTGCAGCCTTACCATAAGGTTCCCCCTTATCATTAATCTGTATGGTTAGCTTTCTCCCTCTGATGAGTCGCCTTGTAATGCGATTCATTGTCACCATCCCTCGCCTTAGCAGCTTCAAACCACCAGTTGCATTAGGATCTTCCTCATCATCACCATCCTCTATCTTATTAGACTTAGAACTATTTCCAGACTTGGTCTTTGATACAGATTTCTCTGATACAgcctttgtcttcttcttcggGGATCTAGTCTTCTTCTTAGTTTGGACAACCTTCTTCTTCGGGGACATCTCCTTCTTCTTAGCAGACACAACCCTCTTCTTTGGAGACAAAGCTTTAGGTGTGGTTGACGGCCCTGCATCCTTAGAGCTAGTTCTTTTCATTTGCACAGCTTTCATCCTCAAAGCTATCGCTTTAGCTGCTGCTGCTCTATTAGATGGCGCCATGATCTAAAACACAAAAGCACATAATCTGTTAGCCACATGATAGGCAACATGACATATATAGGATGCATCACTTACAATTAAAATGACATAATAGTGAAAATCAAACACTTAGGTAATCAAGTAACAACTTGAATCAGCATATAGTCCATCAACTAACAAATTAAAGTACAACAGCTCAAAGCTACAAATGGAAATGCAGCCTATACTAATATGCATACATAAGCATCAAAATCCTAAACACCATGGTACTCCCATCAGACACGGGGCAAACTTTAATTGTCAACCCATATTCCTTCATCACCATCTCGCATATGAATGCTAGGTTGATGACCAACTACATCATCAAAGGTTTCAACTGATGGCATTGTCGGAATAAATGCTAGCTGGTCCACTTCAGGGTCTTCCCATTCATCATTAGCCCCTTCGTAGTCTTTATCCGGGCACCTCACCACTACTGACCATTCAGCATCGAGGGGGTCTTCAATATAAAAAACTTGTTTCACATGCGTAGCTAAGACAAACGGATCATTTAAATGGCCTATCCTATTCAGTTTCACCAAAGTAAACCCAAGATCGTCTACTTTGACCCCCCTAGAACTCTCTACCCAATCGCATTTAAACAATGGTACCCTAAATTTGTAATAGTCAACCTCCCATATTGTTTTAATTACACCGTAGAAGTCCATATCATCAGTTCTGGGCTTTCGATCCTTTGCACTTGCAACTTGCATTGCATCGGCAAGTAAAAAAACACCACTGTTCTGAACTGATCTGACATTGTCCCGGGATTTGGTGTTGAAATCAACTCCACTGACATGGTATCCACTAAAGGTTGGCACTTCATGCCTTGGGCCGCCAGCCATCCACCTCATTGTTTCTGAAACATCATTGTCGGGAACACTCATTGCATTTGCAACCTGCTAATTGAATTATACATTAATAAAGTGCACTCATCAAATAATTAAACTCAAAACATTCAAAATCAACATATGAATAAGCATAACCCATATGAACTTACCCTTTCCTTTAACCAATCTCCAAATGTCGCATTCTGTTTTTCCCTCAACCACCTCTTGTTTTTCATGAACTTAGGGAAAGTTAACTCCAACAATTCCATATGCTCCCTAAgtacaaggaaaagaaaactgATCAACAATCTAactcaaatgaatatatattataGGTATTGATATTACAAAGCAAAACAATAGCATTGAAAGTAATACGTACTTGAAGTATGGAATGGCATCTTCAGTGTTCCGTAATACACACAGGTGTGCAAGTCGTAACTCCTTTGCAGAAACGATCACCATGGTTGCGCCTGATAAAGGCTTGCATCCATTACACAGTCCAGATAAGCTTTTTGATGGAATTCCCACAGTGGTATCATCTTCACGGAGCATACGTTCTGAGCAAAACTCTATAGCCTCTTCAACAATATAATTCTCAGCAATACACCCCTCAGGAAAATGGCGACTTCTCACATACCCTTTGAACACTTTCATGTACCTCTCAAATGGGTACATCCATCGAAGAAACACCGGACCACATAACTCTACTTCTCTAACAAAATGAACTGTTAAATGAATCATTACATCGAAAAACGAAGGTGGGAAGAACTTTTCAAGCAAGCAAACTGTATCAATAAGGTCAGCTTGCATCTGTTGAAGTTTTGAAACATCTATCACCTTACTACAAATTGCCTTGAAGAATAGGCAGAACCGAATAATAGCATACCTAACTGGCTTTTCTAAAACTGATCTTAATGCCACAGGGAGAAGAATCTGCATAATAGTGTGGCAATCATGTGATTTAAGACCAACGAGTCTCAAATCTTCCATTGAAACCAGATTCCTTATGTTTGAGCAAAAGCGCACAGGAACCGTCATGTTGAAAAAGGAAgagcataatattttcttcTCATCTAGCAGCAAGTTCCAACTCGCCAAAGGCAACTTTGCCCTTTTCGGACCAGGTGTAGGCTTCAAATCAGTTCTGATGCCCATATCAACCATGTCCAAACGAGAAGCAGCTCCATCCTTGGTCTTCCCGGGAATGTTCAATACGGTTCCAAGAATAGCATCGCAACAATTCTTCTCAATGTGCATCACATCGAGAATGTGTCTCACTGGAAGATGTTTCCAGTAATCAAGTTCAAAGAAAACCgatttttttttccagcaaGGTCTGTTTTTCGCTTCAACACCCTTGTGAGGGGGacaaggtttttttttcccaaatggTATGTTCAGACCTTCAACTCTTGACAACATCTCCTCTCCACTTAATGGTGAAGGAGCGACATCTTCCTCTATGGTATTGTCAAAAGCTGCAGCCTGCCTTCGATATGGATGATGTCTTGGCAAAAATCTGCGATGTCTCATGAATGCCATTTTGTTACTATGCTTCAACCTGTATGGTCGGGTTTCATCAACACAAACTGGACAAGCATTGTATCCTTTGGTAATGCTGCCCGAGAGGTTCCCATATGCGGGAAAGTCGTTAATAGTCCAAAATAGGACTGCCTTCAGTTTGAAGGACTCTCCTCTAAGGGCATCATACACTTCAACCCCAACCCACAGTAGTTTCAAATCATCTATCAAAGGCTGCAAATAAACGTCAATATCATTTCCCGGCTGTTTGGGTCCAGATATTAACAATGTTAACATCATGTGCTTCCTCTTCATGCATAGCCAAGGAGGAAGGTTATATGTAACAAGAATAACAGGCCAGCAAGAGTATCGGCTACTTAATGAACTGTGGGGATTAAACCCATCTGAGGAAAGGGCTAGCCTAAGGTTCCTCGGTTCGCTACCAAATTCTGGCCACTTTGTGTCAACTAACTTCCAAGTCGGGGAATCTGCTGGATGCCTCATCATTCCATCTGTTTTCCTATCATTGGCATGCCAAGTCAAATCCTTAGCTGTCTTGGTCGATTGGAACATCCGTTTGAATCTCGGGATTGGTGGGAAGTACCACAAGACCTTCCCAGGCACCCCTTCCTTATTAGTATTATCTCTACCCAGTTTCCAACGTGATTCACCACAGGTTGGACAACTTGTTGCTTCTGCATGCTGCCCTCTATAAAGGATGCAATCATTTGGACAAGCATGAATCTTTTCATAGCCCATGCCCAATGCAGCAAGTGTTTTCTTAGCCTCATATATAGACCCAGGTACCTCATTCCCTTCAGGCAGCAACATGCCAATCATGATTAGCATGTCAGAATAACAAGAGTCTGTCATTCCGTGTTTTGCCTTCAAATTGAACGTTTGTATCAAACCATTTAACTTTGTAGTCTTAGTACAACCCGGATACAAAGGCTTATCTCCATCCTCTACAAACCTAAAAAACTCATTCGAGTCACTCGAAatctcatcatcttcatcccctATCCCAAAATCAGTACCCATATCTACTGTTTCGGATTCACCTAATATATCGGCATTCATGGCAGAAGGTTCTCCATGCCATTTCCATTGCTTATATCTAACATCAATACCATTAAAGTATATATGGTCCTTGATCACTCCAACAGAAAATTCATCATTGTTACAACACTTCAAACAAGGACAGCATATTTTTGATATGTCGCGTGCATTTGCTAAAGCGAACTTAAGAAAGTCTTCAAGTCCTATCTTAAACTTCAATGATCTTCTATCAGCATGCATCCATGATTTATCCATcttatatataaacacattatACAATTAGGAACTATATTATCACCTAGGATCAGAAAGCTTAAAAACGTACATATCACTATTAAACAACttcaccacacacacacacacacacatatatatatatatatatacacacagagATACATGAAGCAACATTAATTCATAAACATACAGCAGAGCTTAATTAACATTCGAATGTAGCTACTCCATGACAAACATGAGCATCAATATAACAGAAAATTCCAATAACTCGTGAACCTAACTCTAGGAGAAAATAGTTCATTCCatgaaaaaaattcaattctATAACACAAAATGAAACATTGTAACCAGAACtataaaattccaaaaattcatGTGCTTCTAGAACAGAAAGttcacaaaaataaaatgaagaacGAACTATGTGATGATTATAAATGCTTACCTCAATTTGTTTAAGTCAGAGCTAAGCCAATCATCCGCTTCCAATGCTTGCCTAATGAGCCTAACTCCAAGCTTTCACTACATAGCACccacagcaaaaaaaaaaaaaaaaaaaaaaacatgatcaGCAGTATGTAGTATAGAACAAGTTCAGATTGCACAAATAGAACACGACAAAAAATGATGGATGTAACAGAATAGCTTAAGGGAAAGATATATTTCTATTTGGATATGCGTATGAAAGGGAGAGCCAACTAGAAAGTGCTGAAAGTGcttttttttatcagaaaacAGAATGCTGAAGCATGCAAGTCTGCAAAATGATTTAAGTGCAAACCAAATGAAATGAAGCTCAACAATAACTGATGAAAGTGTATTTCATGAAATAACTTGAAAGGCAGTTCATCTATGTACTTTTACAATATGACTGCTTCATGAATTTGAATCAAATCCATTGTTCATGGTATTCAAGTAAAATTAGTTTGCACTCTGTCAATACTAAAACTTAAAAATCATAATCtcacataaatgaaaaacactCAAGTCTCACCAAGAAAGATAAAATGTCGTGCTATAATCTTCAAGTTATACTGATTCATTCACTTCACCAATTAAAACTAAATTGGGTGAACCATGCATGCAGAAGGATGTTACGACAGAAAAGTAAACAAAAACTAACGATCAATTCCAGTTATTCAATAAAAGGTTCACTTACATTGGCTGCTTCACCCCAGATCAAACAGTACATGGAAACAAACAGTAGCTTTTTCTCCTTCCTAACTGACTGCAAACTGCACAAAATTGATTGATTCCATTAGTCACTAACTCACTATCATCAATCACCATCATTtaataaacaagaaaatatcaatttatCATCGGAAGAGTGAAGTAAGAAAGGATATATATGAAATCAGATCTAGAAGTCCATACTTGCTCCAAACTGGCTGAATGCACAAGTAGTTACACCACTTTATATAGTTGTCTAGGGactttaaaaatatattttgcacCGCAGCCTCATCCAATATCTGCGCAATACAAGGACACAAGTCACAATttgtgataaataaattaaatcttACAACAAGTCTTCAATAACACATGGCACTGTAATGAAATAACTAGAAACCTCATGAAGAGGTCCAATAAGTTCTTATGGagactgttgaagtaaaataaGATGTGTACTTTTGTTTAACCACCTTTAACGATATGAATATCATATTAAGATAGAAATTTCATTTTATGTAAACCCCCACTGAGGCCAGCACGTCAAAGACAAACTTGTCCACAAAATTTCTTGTCTTTTCCAAATTATAAAGTGCAGTATTATCATGTCATGTGTCTGAAATACATGAAGAGCTTCTTATAGATATCACTTTCGCATAGGTACCAGACGAGTAGGTAGATATAATTCATTATATTCAAGTTTAAATGATGTATATGCCATTAAAATCATGGATAGCTAGCATCAAAAATAAGATTTACAAAAGATCCCCACCCCATCCTTTACTTCCAATAACACTAAACTCAAGACAAAACATATATTCATTGGCAACACAACAATGCCGCCCCATCATGTACTTCTCAGTTAACTATCTCAATTAGCATGGAATATTGATGAGAGACTTACAGGTTCAGTTTCTTCAGGAATGCGAGGACGAGTTCAAGGTCAGCAGAGCCTCGGGGCTGTCGGAGGAGGAAGTCGAGAAGCGCCGGGCGGTGTACGGATGGAACGAACTGGAGAAGCACGAGGATTAGTCGATCCTGAAGCTCTTGATGGATCAGCTCAGGGACACGCTCGTCCGGGTTCTGTTGTTCGCGGCGGTTCTCTCCTTCGTTCTCACATGGTACCGATCTGTTGGTCGTCTGGGATCGGAGATCGCTCTGATCTGGGTTGGTCGTCTGAGATAGGAGATCGCTCTGATCTGGGTTGTTCGTCTGAGATCGGAGATCGCTCTGATCTGGGTTGGTCGTCTGAGATCGGAGATCGCTCTGATCTGTTGGTCGTCTGGGATCGGAGATCGCTCTGATCTGTTGACGATTTGGGGTCTAGCTCTGATCTGGGTTCGCTCCAATCTGTTGCTCAATTGGGTTCTAGGTCGACTGCTGGAGGAGAAGGGTTCTAGGTCGATTGCTcgaggagaagaaaagaggcGTCTATTTTTTTAACTAAGTGTTATTAGAGAACTCGGGGTATCTAGCGCTAGGTCATTTAGTTCAGCCAGTTTTTTTTAACCAAGTTTTAGTTCAGCCAAAAATGTTTTTTTGTCCAGACAAGGAGAAATAATTTCTCCCTTTACTCAGGCaacagaatctgttgtctgaattttctaaattataacaaacttgaaaaagttgaattggtgttgattttgataccatttagacgacataaatagttaaatctgttgtctgaagacgttcaaaaaaatcagacaacagaaaaaacgtcttctgtcgtctgagtggtatggtctgaagcattttttggcatagtgtaacGTTCCGTgagctcagcaatgaagtcggccactgcctggcctttcataGCGGTTCGTGGCTTATATTCATTgtcaaactcgctgagctcaatggcccatttGCTGAGGCGCCCGGAGTGCTCGGGGTTTTACATTACCTGCCTCAACGGTTGATTCGTCAAaacatgaattgtgtgggctTGGAAGTACTAGCGGAGACGTCTAGCGGtgacgatgagtgcgagagcgagctgCTCCAATGGGGTATATCTGGTTTCAGCgtcgttcatgcctctgccggcataGAATACCGGGAGCTCGTTTTGTCTTTCTCGCcgtacaatggcgcagcttaccgctgatggGGATACCGCTAAGTAGATGTAGAGTATCTCACCTTCGACAGGAATGGAgagaagtgggactgccgctaaGTACTCCTTCAAACTTTGGAGTGTCGACTCAGAATCTGGGGTCCAGTCAATTTCTTTCTTGTGGGTCCTCTTCATAGCCTTGAAGAATGGGAGACATCTGTCGGTGAGCTTGGAGATGAACCGAGATAGGGCTGttagcttgccctggaggctctgaaTGTGCACTTTCCACACCGGAGACTTCATGTTGATGATGGCTTGAACCTTGTCAAGGTTAGCCTCAATGCCTCTCTCGCTAACGATGTATCCCAGAAACTTGCTAGCGGTGACGCCGAAAAAATACTTCTcagggttgaggcgcataccgtaggccaagagaatggcgaatatgatgcAGAGGTTTGCTACGTGTCCATCGGCTTTGATGCTTTtgaccagcatatcgtccacatAAACCTCTATTATTTTGCCAAGGTGTTCCCCGAAAATAGCGTTCATCAACTGCTGGTATGTCGCCCAGgcgttctttaatccgaaaggcatgacattgtagcaatagaggcctttgtcggttgTAAAGGTGGTACATTCTTGGTCgacggggtgcatcttgattttattgtatccggagaaagcatctatcatgctgaggagctcgtGTCCTGCTGTAGCGTCGACCAGTTGGTCAATGCGTGGCAGCGGGAAACtgtcctttgggcatgccttgttgagacccTTGAAGTCCACACACATCCGCCATTTCCCACTAGGCTTTtttaccatgaccaagttggaaatccatttgggataattgacttggcggatgaacccgaTGCCTTGTAGCTTGGCGACTtcttcccctattgcacgatatctctcttcatcgaaggcccttCTCTTCTGTTTGACCGGATAGAAAGATGGTTTGATGCTTAACTTGTGCGTGATGATGTCaggggagatgcctggcatgtcagcataggaccatgcaaagacggcggcgtttgTAGACCCCGTGAATTTCCGAACGTCACTTTTTGACGGGATAATTTTTCGCGACCTTTGTTTGGCTAAAGAattttggaaatagtttgggcttgggccttgggCCCAAGAATAGTGTAAGGTTAGAGTCCaaaatttactctggacacccaaccgacgggtatgctagtgaacctagcccaataagttagtCAACCTTTGACCCAAACCTCTTCCTTGATCCAATATGGTCCTTGTAGCTCATAATGACATCTTTGCATAATTTAGAAATATACTTGTGCGTGCGTTTacgattttcttattttaccttTCTTAATAATTGGCGAAATTTCTGCTCGCCTTACCCGAAGCTTACTCGTCAAGCATCTCACCGACTTTCAAAAGCACAATTTATTTACTCCTTCAAACTCGAGCAAAAAAAATTCCGACAAAACTTACTTTACCGTTTTCCTATCTAAGTACCAAGTTTGGTGAGGCCCAATCTTTATTTGGTCATGCcaacattttaatttttgagtttccttatatttacttattttacttttattttccccATCCTCTTGGTTTTTACAATTTCTTACTTTTACCCAAATTTATCTGCCCAAAGCTGAGCCTTCTCCTTCACACGCAAaactcagcttttcctctttccttgttcacgTCAGAGTTGGACAGAGAGAAAGGGAGCCTCGTTCAGCTCTTCCCCTCCACGTTTCCATCATGCAAAGGGCaactcctccaagaacatcTCCTCAGACCTTCAAAAGAGAGAACCCAGGCCATAAATCGTCACTCACCCTTCTCTCCTCACATTTCCTCTCGTCCCTGGACACATCAGTCTGTTTACGAGCCCAAAAACACCTAGTTAGAGACCTCCGATGAAAAAACTTTCTTcaccaaagttgttcgtctatgTCTCCTCTATTTAGCCTCAAAATTTCAGCTCCGTCGGAGTCGATTTGAGTCCTGTACACCGCTCGAAGCGGAAGCTGTTCTGAAACGAGCCTGTTCCGGATTTCTGCTTGAATTTCCTCTCTTGCTCTATCCGAATCCCTCACATCTTACTTGAGACTGGTACAAACACTTGGTAAGATTCTGGAACCATCAAGTTCCCCTTTGTTTCCTCGATTTTAGGCTCAATACGTTCAAAACACCTCATTCACACATTGAGCAGTCTCTGTTTCACTTTGCATGTTCGAGATTGAGCGAACTTCTTGGCCTGTGGATGGACTCGATCCAATCAGCTCcctcagctctctttcctgttgAAATCCTCAAGAGAAGCTCACCTTTTTGATTAGTCTTTGGTGAGTA
Protein-coding regions in this window:
- the LOC133717532 gene encoding uncharacterized protein LOC133717532 yields the protein MARKGYANLEAELSESIPSQKLDRATMWVKARQDKNGCFKEPEVEETAERIERLKKKESDGELTTDGSDDVLTLALGKPEHPGRVRGVGGFTKPASYFNLPKSRKKSVEETLRKSVKLILEEEKESIVAKERVAWEQERDRQVAEERAYWTAKIGRLEAKIDGKEVPLESPESPKQLTPLHEHGSGQGSCSRPAEKILIDIVEGDGKTVKKKLVLAEEKIFVQEDQQVATDQPMQKLTSIIEEEVRVHISSKNSDNELQVDGNDCGLAIDRVENIVAYGTVIQVNVEEGNQKIHGVPLGEDNVRVSVIGTIVHDALLPFPVKDADIVTVGDAIGTCVAWPRKLVVIPAPEAPPKPIEQKITKRANPKKRIRDSFDDDNEDLENLPTNLPLPVKDLCMWAKTELMDGATIHTTFGGEIFGHSRKAVIFRRDIYNMANMLEVSGGVIVFYMSYIYGVLKKSKMLDMVGFMDPAHTGIIGCGNPTERARSMSNRYMLGKPGQIFLVPYNSGAHWMLSVVNPDEEAVHFMDPLKRRLCAGEWKSIVDNSIKIFNAQKGRKGRKIIQWKNLAGIPEQTDSKTCGYFVMRYMKEIVEDKNLEFATKWERKSNLAYTQKDIDVVRAEWANHVMKF
- the LOC133714555 gene encoding uncharacterized protein LOC133714555 gives rise to the protein MAPSNRAAAAKAIALRMKAVQMKRTSSKDAGPSTTPKALSPKKRVVSAKKKEMSPKKKVVQTKKKTRSPKKKTKAVSEKSVSKTKSGNSSKSNKIEDGDDEEDPNATGGLKLLRRGMVTMNRITRRLIRGRKLTIQINDKGEPYGKAAKEMQSYIGVLARTKISIVTGDWRDVDPEEKQKIWESIMDAYVIPKECKKLVITSAANKWREFKSKLTNKYIIPYMDTPELLENPPDDYRCVKKADWDIFVADRISAKFQCLSMLWFVGTA